In Vigna angularis cultivar LongXiaoDou No.4 chromosome 8, ASM1680809v1, whole genome shotgun sequence, the DNA window ACAATATTTTGGCTCAACTGCACACAAAACATCCAGAACTGTGTGACAAAGTTGGTGGGCTTTTGGCCTTTCATATAGATGACCTGCGAGTTTTTGCTCCCTTGTGGCTTTCAAAAACCGAAGAAGTTCGGGAAGATACGGCTCACTGGGCAACAAACATAACTGGTGACATCTACGGGAAAGGATGGATCAGTGAGATGTATGGATACTCTTTTGGTGCTGCAGAGGTGAGTTCAATACCTTAAAATGGTTTTTTATTTCAGGCATTATAAACTATATACTTGATGTTACTCCGTACCAACCATCTAGCAATTCACTGTAGTGTTTAATGATTCAATTTCCACtgattattttgtatttatccTTCTTTATGTCTACCCTTTTGGGTTCCCTACCTCTTTTTCACAGATTGGACTTCGGCACAAGATCAATGATAACTTAATGATCTACCCTGGTTATGTTCCTCGAGAGGGAATAGATCCAATTCTTCTTCACTATGGGCTTCCATTTATTGTTGGGAATTGGTCATTTAATAAACTGGATCACCATGATGACGGAATTGTCTATGAATGTAATAAACTCTTTCCAGAACCTCCATATCCCAAAGAGGTACATAAACCATTATTCTTGTATAAGGAAACTTGTGGTTGTAGAAAAACCAGGATTTTTCAACCCCATGGTGTGCTTCTCTTTTGGGAGAAGACATTCCTGTGTTTAAGGATGTGTAATTGTGATGCACTAGTGGTGCttcatcattttttaataaGCAAGGACATACTCCTATTACATGCATTTATAATACTCAGCATTTTAATCCTTTGTTTTTGTTCAACTATActgaatttatgaaattaaatatggCATCAggtctttttcaattttactgaAATTGGAAAGTATCTTATATTGCAGTTAAGACAGTTGGAACTTGATCATAATCGAAGGAGAGGGCTATTTCTAAGCATAGAGTGCATAAACATTATAAATGAAGGCCTTTTATTACAACATGCAGCAAATGGTTGCCCTAAACCAGTATGGTCTAAATACTTGAGCTTTTTGAAAAGCAAAGCTTATGCAGAACTAACTCAGCCAAAATATGTGACTCCTGCTACTTTACAAATGATGGAGGATATCAAAGAAGAACATGTTGATGATGGTGCAGGAAAGCCACATCCTAAAATTCATACCATTTTTTCAACGGAATGCACCACATACTTTGATTGGCAAACTGTAGGACTTATGCACAGCTTCCATAAAAGTGGACAGCCTGGAAATATTACTAGACTTCTCAGCTGCTCTGATGAAGAATTACAGAAGTATAAAGGCCATGATTTGGCTCCAACACATTATGTCCCTTCTATGAGTCGACATCCACTAACAGGAGATTGGTAAttgcaaatttttatttatttcaaatttgagTGGCAGTATCTTAACCTCTTTTTgttagtttctttttatttctgcACTGACATTTACTGTATGATTGGGACAAAGTGGTTAACATTAAATTCTGGGTTTAGTCTATCAGTGTTCGTGGAAttcaaatttaacttatttatttaatactattGAATTTCTGATCTTTGCCTTGTGTATACTCTTCCTGCTTAAATGATATACGAGATACCAAATTCTTCAACCTGTAGTGTGCAGTCATTGAGAGCCTAACTCTTTTCCATGTTTCATGTGGCTGATTTATACTATAAGCTAGAAAAGCATGATAATGTGTGTTTTATTTCAGGTATCCAGCAATTAATAAACCAGCTGCAGTCCTTCATTGGCTTAATCATGTAAATATTGATGCTGAATTCATAGTGATTCTTGATGCTGACATGATCTTAAGAGGCTCAATAACACCATGGGAATTCAAAGCAGCTCGTGGTCATCCCGTTTCAACTCCTTATGAGTAAGTATATTGTCAAGAAGCATGCCGTGAATTTAGGCTTTATTTAGggaaatttatatttatcttttattctgTTTGTTTGGTTAGATTTGATTATGAATTGAATATTAGGAGATTGTAACAAGAATAAAATCCCATAGTTATAGGGATTTATTCTCTCTAGGATTGtttactgttttattttttaatttctgctTTTATCTCAGAACATATGTATAAATATAGGTAAGCTGACCTAATAATTATGagtgagaaatagagaaaattTTCCCTTCtaaatttaagatatattaatttaaatttatgtgtgTGAGACTGGTTAATGTTAGTATTAATGCAATGATGTTGATTGAAGTTGGCTAGTGCAGTACATACATGGTATATGTTTCTGCTGAAGTCTGCTTTATCTTGTGTATTCTCTTTGGTGACtcgtttgttttattttttctatgcTAGCTACCTTATTGGCTGTGACAACGAGCTTGCAAAATTACATACTAGCCATCCTGAGGCCTGTGACAAGGTTGGTGGTGTAATCATTATGCATGTAGATGATCTCCGGAAATTTGCAATGCTGTGGCTGCATAAAACTGAGGAGGTCCGAGCTGATAGAGCTCATTATGCAAGAAATATAACTGGAGACATATATGAATCTGGGTGGATTAGTGAGATGTATGGTTACTCATTTGGTGCTGCAGAGGTATTTTCCTTTTACATTCTTATCATTTATAATCAGCTTATATGTTGATATGATTATGGGTGTCATGGAGTTAGAGATATATCCTGTTTCAGGTAAAGATCTATAGTCAGTCATTTGAGTTGCTACTTGCTTTGCAACTTGTGCTGTCCTTCAAAGAGCTAGGCAAATATGAGCTTGGACCCTTGGGCTCTTATTTGAATGGCTATCATATCTGTTCTAGGAGCTAACCAATCAAAtctcaaatttcaattttagctgtttatttcactttttatgGTTTCGCAAATTGAATATAAGTTAGGTCGTTTTGTTGGTCAAAACTCTAGTCATCATACATTCAAACAGATAAAAGAATTTACTTTGAATGTATTAGAAGAATACAAATAACGCTTGAATTAAACATAAACTGTTATGGGTAAATGAACTGGTATTATCTTGTAGGAAGAGCTATAAGCCCCTCCATCTCAAGAAGGAGGGAACTCTTGATAAGAACTCACAAATGTGTTCTAAGATTTGGTGCACAGCTGCAGCCATGACCACTAGGTTGATAGGAGACAGGTGCTCCCAAAGAGATACCAGGGTTCTGGGCTGTTGTGCCTTCTTAGAATTAATGTGTTGAATTCAGTGGTGATTAGATCTATCACCCTTTGCTAAATAAAGAAAGAAGCATACTATTTATTGGTTTTGGGTAAACAGAGTGGGGAAAACACACAATGGTTTTTCATGGGTATAACCACATGGCTTAATCTTAATTCTTAATCATTTTATCATGAAAAATAGGAGACAATGATAGAAAACATACACCGTAGAGTCTCCATAAATAAACAGGGCCCTTTACATTCTTTCTTCATTGATGGAGACCTTGCCACTTGATAGCTTGAAACTGAATCGAACAAAAATCCATGAGATCCGCAGTTACTTACATACTTGATCTTGAACTTATATGTCATATCAATTCATGATAGAACTCACTTTGGCCAATCGCCAATTATTAGAAACTAACATAGGCAATTCAGTGTAAAACATTTGTGTGTCTATTGCTTAATTTAAAGGGCCAGACACTTCTCTCTACTTTATGGGAGCAGgccaaattatttttttaagtgtcATACAGACAATATTGATTCTTCGTGTTTATATAGGTGGATTCTTAATGTTAGATCTGTCTGAATTCGTCCCTCTCTTTATCAGTGATCCTCAAGTAATGAAGTTCCTTTGAATTAGatatttcatcttttctttagTTTCTTATATAGATTACCAAGTGTATCTAAATTTTGTCTTGccttttaaatatgatttagtTGTTAGTTCTCTATTTTAATCTGGCCAGGATGAGttgaattattttctttagttcTCATCTAGTCCTTTACGGCTTGGTCCTTAAAAGTGTCTCATTGAGTTAACTGACTAGggtatttataaattatgcTTTACTTCAATTCTCATCTTAACCAGGACATTTTTTCTGTATTAGAACAAGTACCTATAGCTATTCATTAGTTAGTTCATTAGCTAGGTATCCATAGCCTCAATCTTCAATAAAATCCGTAGTTCTTTTTAGTTTCTGATCCAATTTCTATTAATAACACATGcaaatgaattttattgaaCCTTCATGGAATTTGAGACCTTGTTCTCTCCCTCTTCTCTAACAGAACAATTATTTCTCACAATGACTGATAAATCTCTCTTTCAACCTCTCCTTTTATTTGTTGATCAGATGTCttattcaaattatttcatCCCAGTAACCTAATTAAGTAACTAATTAATGTGATTAACTAACTAACTAATCACTATCGGTACCTAAAATCATATGGCTGGGAACCATTTCTAAGCTTGCTTAATGATGCTTTTGGACATTATAACTTCTAGAACAGTATAACATACTTTCTTTCAGGACACTACCTcgagaataataattatattgtttcttcatttgttaaaataaataaataaaaattaatggataaatagataataaattCAATTGTATACTGTGTGACTGTTAAAGGCTCTTATCCAAGTAAATTAATGAAGCAAAGAAAATATCATCTTTTCATGGCTTTTTCCCATTGAAGTTCTACCcttgtaatttattttactcCCATTCTAACATTTGTAATTTGCAAAAACTATTTTACCTTTAGAAAATTCTTTCACTCTACCATTTAGGTGAAGTGTTTGATCATTTTAAGCACGAATACCATTTTGGTGCCTTGTTTGTTTTAGTGTTGATTGCATGTCTAATATTTCTTCATACCGAGTCCAATTTATTTGTGCCTTTTGTTTCCAAGTTCCAACATAGCAGGGGGGGCACAACACAGAAATGGCTAGGACGCcatttaaaagagaaagaagaaacataGATGTTTGAAACAACTACGAAAATtttcaacaataaaagagaGAATAAGGAAGGATTGCTTGAGCACAATGTCTATAGGCATCAGCCCatcatgaattaaaattttaagaggCATTACAATAATATCTAAGTCTCATAAAGTTATGTTGGAAatgttttattatctttattatttactGATTGTACCAGTAGGCACTTTGTGATGAGTACGACAATTCCTTGTTCAGTGGCATACATATTGAGTAGAGTGTTCACTATTTCAGTGGCATCTCGGAAAGCAGGGAGATAATAACATGCCTTGGTGGAAATTCTTAGTAACAAACATAGGAATGTGCcacaatttgtttttttcctaTATGAAATATATCAAGATACCATAAATCTTGAAGCATATACACACTCTTGCACACTGTACCTTCTGTTGCTTGTCAACAATGTTTGTGCTTCATAGGCTTGGTGCTTTACTTCAGTTGACTACCCTGTGATGAAGCTAATATTAACTGTTGAAACATGACTGAACAAGGAATGTTCTAGTTGATTACGAATAAGCAATTGTAGAACGCATGTCTATTAAATGAATACAAACCACATGAGCTTGTATTGAAATGTTATTGAGTGATAATTGTTCTATctgttataaaagaaaaatgagggCCTTATTTATGTATAAAGATGTGTTTTCTTCTTTATGTGCTCTCTATTATTGGCTTTTATTATTGAGGGGTGAGTGAAACACTAAATCTTATGGTGTTCACTTTTGGGTTGAGTTGTTCAGAACCTAATTGTTGACAAGAATGAGCATAAATTTTCATTCCCTAATCCCTATATGCTACTCTGTGCATTTCTCTTTCATGGTGTATTGCATCAcattatttttacttcctcttcaaagtatgaaaaatatttcactGCTGTAACCAGTTCTTTATTGATGCAGTTGAAATTAAAGCATACTATAAACGATAAGATACTGATATACCCAGGATATGTTCCTGCACCTGATGTCAAATATAGAGTCTTCCATTACGGATTGCGATTCAGTGTTGGAAATTGGAGCTTTGACAAAGCAGTTTGGCGCAATGTTGACGTGGTCAACAAATGCTGGGCCAAGTTCCCAGATCCACCAGATTCCTCAACACTTGGTCTAGATAACAAGGAGGATTTACAGCGAGATCTGCTCAGCATAGAATGTGCTAAGACGTTGAATGAAGCACTGAATCTTCACCACCAGAGAAGGTGTTCAAGTGATAATTCCTTGACATCAGAAGGggaggaaagaaaagaagaaagtgtaGTGTCAAGGGTCAGCAACCTGGATGCAAATGATGattcaacaaacaacaatatcACGACGGAGGAATCAGAAAGTGTGCAGAAAGATGAGATGCCTAGTTCTTTCAGGTTTTGGATGATATTCTTGTGGGCATTTTCAGGAGTAGGTTTCTTGGTTGTCATTTTTATGGTGTATTCAGGTCATAGAAGAAGAGGAACTAGATCAAAACAAGGTAGGAGGAGAAGAAGCTTGCATTCAGGTTTCATGGAAATGAACGGACGTGATCGCCGCAGTGATGTGTCTCTGTAGACATTctgttccttttcctttttatgGTGTAAAAGCTGGTTCATCAGAATTTCATGTCTTCCATGCTAGGATCACAAATTGAAGGTTAAAAGACTTATTTCTTGAGTGAGCCTGTGTGACATCATTTATGCAAAGCAAGCTATTCTTCTCACGAGCCTCTAGAAAGCCtcccatttttttattttgttaatggaTATTAATGATTGAGAAATTTGCAAAGGGAAAACAATCTTCTGTTCTTTAATTTGAGATTgcttgtactttttttttttgtacccAGAGAACATAAGATCTTAGCAATTTAAAACAAGAGATTGGATTATCCTGCAGCATAGGTGAGGGATGGATATACtgtataattttcattttcatttcccGATAGATAACAAAGGGATTTTCTGAGTATTAACATATGTAGTCTTTATGTTACTTTTTTATGGATCTTATCCCTATCAACATTTGCTGTAAAAActcatttatataatagaaaGTTATGTAACTTGTGTTGAATTTAGACATTGCCAACCAACTGCTGTATGCACATGCTGGCTTGGGTTTCTAGGCCTCCAAATAAACTAGGTAGATCAAAGTTATGATCTGACTTTGATCATGTATACTATTCACGATTAcgattatttattaataagaaataCTAGTTATGCTTTCTCTTGCTTTCTGTTGCACTCTCTTTCTAAGGCTATCTCTATTTTTAGCTgaaattcattcaaaatatttaagtttgGTAGATTTCACTTCTAATTCAGGAGACAGTCTAAATGAGAAGTAAAACTCATAAAAATTGGTGGTTTCCATATTTCAAGCCAATCACAAAAGGAGCTTAGAATGACATGAAGAGGATTTAACATTtcctctttttttaattattttagaattgaCCAAACATGTTTTACCAAGTGATTTGTTTTCGTTTGCACTCAAAGTTCACCAAATGCATTGGTAATTATCAAGAGAACATCATAAAACTGacttgaaaaagtaaaatttacatttatttatttatatatatatatatatatatat includes these proteins:
- the LOC108345697 gene encoding peptidyl serine alpha-galactosyltransferase isoform X1 translates to MGKVWILMVVVLAGVVDIESARKSPSGRIHTLFSVECQNYFDWQTVGLMNSYRKAKQPGPITRLLSCTDEEKKNYKGMHLAPTFEVPSMSRHPRTGDWYPAINKPAGVVHWLKHSKDAKNVDWVVILDADMIIRGPIVPWELGAERGRPVAAYYGYLIGCDNILAQLHTKHPELCDKVGGLLAFHIDDLRVFAPLWLSKTEEVREDTAHWATNITGDIYGKGWISEMYGYSFGAAEIGLRHKINDNLMIYPGYVPREGIDPILLHYGLPFIVGNWSFNKLDHHDDGIVYECNKLFPEPPYPKELRQLELDHNRRRGLFLSIECINIINEGLLLQHAANGCPKPVWSKYLSFLKSKAYAELTQPKYVTPATLQMMEDIKEEHVDDGAGKPHPKIHTIFSTECTTYFDWQTVGLMHSFHKSGQPGNITRLLSCSDEELQKYKGHDLAPTHYVPSMSRHPLTGDWYPAINKPAAVLHWLNHVNIDAEFIVILDADMILRGSITPWEFKAARGHPVSTPYDYLIGCDNELAKLHTSHPEACDKVGGVIIMHVDDLRKFAMLWLHKTEEVRADRAHYARNITGDIYESGWISEMYGYSFGAAELKLKHTINDKILIYPGYVPAPDVKYRVFHYGLRFSVGNWSFDKAVWRNVDVVNKCWAKFPDPPDSSTLGLDNKEDLQRDLLSIECAKTLNEALNLHHQRRCSSDNSLTSEGEERKEESVVSRVSNLDANDDSTNNNITTEESESVQKDEMPSSFRFWMIFLWAFSGVGFLVVIFMVYSGHRRRGTRSKQGRRRRSLHSGFMEMNGRDRRSDVSL
- the LOC108345697 gene encoding peptidyl serine alpha-galactosyltransferase isoform X2; translation: MGKVWILMVVVLAGVVDIESARKSPSGRIHTLFSVECQNYFDWQTVGLMNSYRKAKQPGPITRLLSCTDEEKKNYKGMHLAPTFEVPSMSRHPRTGDWYPAINKPAGVVHWLKHSKDAKNVDWVVILDADMIIRGPIVPWELGAERGRPVAAYYGYLIGCDNILAQLHTKHPELCDKVGGLLAFHIDDLRVFAPLWLSKTEEVREDTAHWATNITGDIYGKGWISEMYGYSFGAAELRQLELDHNRRRGLFLSIECINIINEGLLLQHAANGCPKPVWSKYLSFLKSKAYAELTQPKYVTPATLQMMEDIKEEHVDDGAGKPHPKIHTIFSTECTTYFDWQTVGLMHSFHKSGQPGNITRLLSCSDEELQKYKGHDLAPTHYVPSMSRHPLTGDWYPAINKPAAVLHWLNHVNIDAEFIVILDADMILRGSITPWEFKAARGHPVSTPYDYLIGCDNELAKLHTSHPEACDKVGGVIIMHVDDLRKFAMLWLHKTEEVRADRAHYARNITGDIYESGWISEMYGYSFGAAELKLKHTINDKILIYPGYVPAPDVKYRVFHYGLRFSVGNWSFDKAVWRNVDVVNKCWAKFPDPPDSSTLGLDNKEDLQRDLLSIECAKTLNEALNLHHQRRCSSDNSLTSEGEERKEESVVSRVSNLDANDDSTNNNITTEESESVQKDEMPSSFRFWMIFLWAFSGVGFLVVIFMVYSGHRRRGTRSKQGRRRRSLHSGFMEMNGRDRRSDVSL
- the LOC108345697 gene encoding peptidyl serine alpha-galactosyltransferase isoform X3 — translated: MIIRGPIVPWELGAERGRPVAAYYGYLIGCDNILAQLHTKHPELCDKVGGLLAFHIDDLRVFAPLWLSKTEEVREDTAHWATNITGDIYGKGWISEMYGYSFGAAEIGLRHKINDNLMIYPGYVPREGIDPILLHYGLPFIVGNWSFNKLDHHDDGIVYECNKLFPEPPYPKELRQLELDHNRRRGLFLSIECINIINEGLLLQHAANGCPKPVWSKYLSFLKSKAYAELTQPKYVTPATLQMMEDIKEEHVDDGAGKPHPKIHTIFSTECTTYFDWQTVGLMHSFHKSGQPGNITRLLSCSDEELQKYKGHDLAPTHYVPSMSRHPLTGDWYPAINKPAAVLHWLNHVNIDAEFIVILDADMILRGSITPWEFKAARGHPVSTPYDYLIGCDNELAKLHTSHPEACDKVGGVIIMHVDDLRKFAMLWLHKTEEVRADRAHYARNITGDIYESGWISEMYGYSFGAAELKLKHTINDKILIYPGYVPAPDVKYRVFHYGLRFSVGNWSFDKAVWRNVDVVNKCWAKFPDPPDSSTLGLDNKEDLQRDLLSIECAKTLNEALNLHHQRRCSSDNSLTSEGEERKEESVVSRVSNLDANDDSTNNNITTEESESVQKDEMPSSFRFWMIFLWAFSGVGFLVVIFMVYSGHRRRGTRSKQGRRRRSLHSGFMEMNGRDRRSDVSL